Below is a window of Nostoc sp. KVJ3 DNA.
ATTGAGCTTATAAATGCAGCACTTTACCTGCGTCGTCCTTTGCTGGTGACTGGAAAACCGGGGACTGGTAAAACCTCTCTTGCTTACAAAGTTGCGTATGAACTTCAACTGGGTTCTGTACTGCAATGGCCCATCACTACCCGATCAACTCTGCAAGAAGGGCTTTATCGCTACGATGCGATCGCTCGTCTACAAGATGCCCAAGGAAAGGACAATACCAAAGATATTGGTAAATATATTCAACTTGGCCCTTTGGGAACAGCCCTTTTACAATCACCATCACCTCATGTTTTGCTAATTGATGAAATTGATAAAAGCGACATCGATTTACCCAATGATTTACTCAATATATTTGAGGAAGGTGAATTTGAAATACCCGAATTAGCCCGATTACCCCAAGAATACCAGACGGTACAAGTACGCACTTATGATGGTAATGTTGCCAATATCGATAAAGGACGGGTGCGTTGTACTCAATTTCCTTTTGTTTTATTAACTAGTAACGGCGAAAGGGAATTTCCTCCAGCCTTTCTGCGGCGATGTCTGCGCTTGACAATGGAAAACCCGGACGAAACAGCATTAAAAAAAATTGTGCAAGCCCACTTAGGGAAAAAGATAATGTTAGAAGCGGAGGTTTTAATTAGTGAATTTATAAAGCGTCGAGACAGAAGCGATGCAGGCGATCTAGCAACAGATCAGTTGCTTAATGCTATTTATTTAGTAACCCGTGAAAGGAGTCCTGCCGGGGATGATAAAGAACGACTGCTCAATGCACTAATGAAATATCTCACAAGCACAGAGGATATATGATTGAAAGGGTAATTGGTGCTTTTCAAAACCTGGGATTTGATTTAACCGATACCGAAATTGCCGATATCCTCTGGTTGGCTGTGCAAATGCGTCGTTCTAATTGTTCATCGGTGTCTGAACCGGAACAACAAACGCCTGTATCTACTACTTCAAAAATAGCATCGACCTTACCCCAATTACCATTAGAGCAAAATTTAAATTCCTCAAAATCTATCAACAAAACTGAAGCTAGTGCTAATGTATATCCTCAATCTTCACAGGATAGCGATCGCAATTCAAGCGGCATACCGATTAAAGTTCCTGCGGCTCAAGCATTAAGAAATCAGTTAGAAATTGGCCGCGCCCTCCGCCCGTTGAAACGTCGAGTTCCTTCAAAAAGAGAATTTGTACTTGATGAAGCAGCAACCGCAGAACGCATTGCCAAAGAAAAACTTTTATTACCTGTAATGAAGTCCGCACCAGAACGCTGGCTAGAATTGGCTTTGGTAGTAGATGAAGGGGCATCGATGATGCTCTGGACACAAACAATTAAGGAACTTAGGCAATTATTAGAAAGGCATGGAGCTTTTCGAGATGTCCGAACCTGGGGCTTATTTACCGATAAGGGTGATAAAGTTTGGCTGCGTCCAAGAATTGGTTCAGGATTGAGTCAGAAACGATTACACAATCCCAGAGAACTTATTGACCCTAATGGTCGTCGGTTGTTTGTAGTTATTAGTGACTGCGTTTCTCCAGCTTGGCGTAGTAGTCTCATTATCAAAGTTTTAGCAGCTTGGGCTTACAGTAGCCCAACGGCGATAATTCAAGTGCTACCTAACTGGCTTTGGGAAAGAAGTGCTTTGGGTTTTGCTGAGTCAATTTTACTACGGAGTTCGTCTCCTGGAGTTCCCAACGAGCAGCTAGTAATGACAGCATTGGATTTGCTTGATGAAAGCGATAATTGCAACAAACTAAAAATACCTGTAGTAACGCTAGAATCAGAATCAGTAAAAAATTGGGCGCGTATGGTTGCAGGTTGGGGAGATGTGCAAACCAAAGGTTTTTTGCTTGCAACTCATTCAGATATAGATGTTAACAGCGAATTAACTGAAAATCTTAGAAATGAGCTTTCAGCTAATCAACTTTTGCAACGTTTTCGCCTTACAGCCTCACCAGTAGCACGGAAACTTGCAGGACTTTTGGCTGCTACTCCAATTAGCTTCCCAATTGTAAGATTGATACAACAGACAATGTTACCACAATCAAACCAAGTTCATGTTGCTGAAGTCTTTTTAGGTGGGATATTGAAGCCTTTGCCGCCAGTTCATGAGGGTGTGGAAGCTGATAATGTTCAGTTTGACTTTATTGATGGGGTGCGAGATTTATTGCTGGATGGCGTTCCTTTAACTGAATCAACTGAGGTATTGCGTAAGGTTTCGGAATATGTGGCGCAACGAGTTGGGCTTTCAGTTGATGAATTTACAGCGATGTTATCAAATCAGGAAATGGTCTTTGATGCTTCAATGACTATTTTGCTTCGTCCTTTTGCTCAAATAACATCCCTGGTTTTAAGGCGTTTAGGCGGAGAGTACGTAAAGCTTGCTGATTCGCTTCAAGCTAACATTCAATCTGAAAGTTTAACAACTGCATTTGAAGGGAATTGTCATTTTCTTTGGCAACAGGGTAATACAAAAATTTATAGTGTTTGCACAGATAATCCTTGGAATTTACCATTTGATGCTTTAGTTATTTCAGTTACACCTACAATTCGATTGGATGGAGGATTAGCTAGAAGCTTAGAAAAGTTTTTAAAAGACGACTTTCTTTTACTTCGAGATGCTATAGACAATGCTTTATTAGAAAGTAAAAGAAAAGCAATTAGTTCGGATCGCCCTCTTCTTGTTTCTTTACCTGATAAAATTAATCGTCGGTTTGCTCAAACTAAAAATCACGAATCTAAACATTTTATAATTTGTGCAACCATAGAAAGTTTTAGAATTAGTTTAGCTAATATAGTTCAAGCAACTGAAGCTATTATTAATTTATCAGTAGAAATGCAATTAGGACGCTTAGTAATTACTTTGTTAGGAACTGGAGATTACGGTTTATCTAGCTCTGAAGTAGCTACCAAAATGTTGTCAGAAATAAATAGAACACTTAGTAATTTTACTTCTACTTCACTTAAAGAAATTATTTTTGTAGATAAACAAGCAAGTATAATTGCAACTATTAATAATATTGCCAATTATTTATTTCATGTAAATAATATAAATACAGAACTTATTGAAATAGAATCTATTGTAGAGAATAAAATTGATAATATTGGATTACAAGATTTACTTGCAAGAGAGAAATGGAGAGAAGCTGATGAAGAAACATTTAGATTACTGCTAAAAGCTACTAATCGAGAGAGAGAGGGAACATTAGATTATCAGGCTATCAATAATATTCCTTGTACAGACTTAGATGCAATAAACAGGTTGTGGATAAATGCTAGTAAAGGCAGATTTGGATTTAGTGTACAACTTAAAAAGTGGCAAGAACTTGGTGGAAGATCAAATAAAAATTTAGAGTATGATTTTGGCAATAGTATTGGTTGGTATCTTAATAACGAGTGGTTATCAGATAGCTCAAAATTTACATATAATTTGTCAGCACCCGCAGGACATTTACCTGTAGAGTGGACTTTTCATTTAGGTGGGATTTTCCCTAGAAGAGAAAAGCCTGCCTTATTTGCTGATATGGCTGATAGACTCTTAAGCTGTAATATTAATAACTTAGAAACAGAAACTCTATTTGATCAATCCGATAGTGAAATCTCTTTGCAAAATTTTGCATTTATAACAATAACTGTTAACCATAAAGGCGAAATTATCAAAACTGAAACTAAAACTGCCCAATACTTTACTGAAGGCTTACCTAATGATATTCCATTACAATTAGTTGCCATTCCAGGTGGTACATTTATGATGGGTTCGCCAGAAGGAGAAGGAGAAGATAATGAACATCCACAGCATGAAGTAAATATTGAGCCGTTTTTGATGAGCAAGCATCAAATAACCCAAGTACAATGGGAAGCCATAGCTAAACTTCCAGAAATCAACTGTCAACTGAGAAGTAACCCCTCTCGATTTAAAGGTAATCAGCATCCTGTAGAACAAGTTAATAGGGAGGAAGCGATTGAATTTTGTGCTAGGCTGTCGAAAAAAACAGGACGGCTTTATCGACTTCCATCAGAAGCTGAATGGGAATATGCTTGCCGTGCCAGAACAACAACACCATTTTACTTTGGTGAGGTAATTACAAGTGAATTAGCTAACTATGATGCCAGAATTACTATTAATAACTCCCCAACTATAGATGATGCAAAAAAAATACAATACCGACAACAAACGATGCCAGTAGGGAGCTTTCTTCCTAATTCTTTCGGTTTATACGATATGCACGGAAATGTGTGGGAATGGTGCGCCGATAATTGGCATAAGAATTATGTAGGTGCGCCTAGTAATGGATGTGTATGGTTATCTAATGATATAGATCAGCGATGGGTGCTGCGTGGTGGTTCGTGGAATGTCAGTGCTGGATTTTGTCGCTCTGCATTTCGTAACTGGGATATTTTCAGCGAATATGCCCGTAATTTTGGTTTTCGGATTGTATGTGATTTAATATCGTTTTCTACTCAAATAGAGTCTGAACAGCCAATATATGAACCAGTATACGAGTTGTGGGGTGAAACAAGTTATGGAGAATTAATAAGTGTCCAAGATAATCTCAGTTCCGAGCAAGGAATAAACTATACACATCTGCGAGATTTATTGGCTGCTGGCAGTTTGAGCGAGGCTGATGATGAAACGCTGATGCTTATGCTAAGAGCAGCAAAAAGAGAAGAAGAAGGTTGGCTTAATGCAGAATCCATCAAAAATTTTCCTTGTACTGATTTACAAACTATAGATCAACTGTGGGTAAAATACAGTAATGGAAGATTTGGCTTTAGTGTGCAAAAGCAAATTTGGGAAAGTATGGGTGCAGCACCTAATGCTGATGATGAAAAATGGCTAGGATTTGGTAAACGTGTGGGTTGGAGAGGAAGTCACGGAGCGTGGCAAGAATATAAAAATATAACTTTCTCTCAGAATGCACCTTTAGGGCATCTACCATTAGCAAAATTAGGTGGTGGTAGATGGACAAATGATCAAGCTGCACAAAGGAGGATAATCTGGGGTTCCTTCATTAAATGGATACCATCTCTTGCGGTAAGGCTTGTGGAATGTAGCTTATAAAACCATATTTAGCTATTAGCAGTCACAAGCAGCGAACGTAT
It encodes the following:
- a CDS encoding AAA family ATPase, coding for MSDWLIFQGTDSPHDGIKNLPEPPKWREFGDAKEKERGQTFQVRRNEIELINAALYLRRPLLVTGKPGTGKTSLAYKVAYELQLGSVLQWPITTRSTLQEGLYRYDAIARLQDAQGKDNTKDIGKYIQLGPLGTALLQSPSPHVLLIDEIDKSDIDLPNDLLNIFEEGEFEIPELARLPQEYQTVQVRTYDGNVANIDKGRVRCTQFPFVLLTSNGEREFPPAFLRRCLRLTMENPDETALKKIVQAHLGKKIMLEAEVLISEFIKRRDRSDAGDLATDQLLNAIYLVTRERSPAGDDKERLLNALMKYLTSTEDI
- a CDS encoding SAV_2336 N-terminal domain-related protein, with translation MIERVIGAFQNLGFDLTDTEIADILWLAVQMRRSNCSSVSEPEQQTPVSTTSKIASTLPQLPLEQNLNSSKSINKTEASANVYPQSSQDSDRNSSGIPIKVPAAQALRNQLEIGRALRPLKRRVPSKREFVLDEAATAERIAKEKLLLPVMKSAPERWLELALVVDEGASMMLWTQTIKELRQLLERHGAFRDVRTWGLFTDKGDKVWLRPRIGSGLSQKRLHNPRELIDPNGRRLFVVISDCVSPAWRSSLIIKVLAAWAYSSPTAIIQVLPNWLWERSALGFAESILLRSSSPGVPNEQLVMTALDLLDESDNCNKLKIPVVTLESESVKNWARMVAGWGDVQTKGFLLATHSDIDVNSELTENLRNELSANQLLQRFRLTASPVARKLAGLLAATPISFPIVRLIQQTMLPQSNQVHVAEVFLGGILKPLPPVHEGVEADNVQFDFIDGVRDLLLDGVPLTESTEVLRKVSEYVAQRVGLSVDEFTAMLSNQEMVFDASMTILLRPFAQITSLVLRRLGGEYVKLADSLQANIQSESLTTAFEGNCHFLWQQGNTKIYSVCTDNPWNLPFDALVISVTPTIRLDGGLARSLEKFLKDDFLLLRDAIDNALLESKRKAISSDRPLLVSLPDKINRRFAQTKNHESKHFIICATIESFRISLANIVQATEAIINLSVEMQLGRLVITLLGTGDYGLSSSEVATKMLSEINRTLSNFTSTSLKEIIFVDKQASIIATINNIANYLFHVNNINTELIEIESIVENKIDNIGLQDLLAREKWREADEETFRLLLKATNREREGTLDYQAINNIPCTDLDAINRLWINASKGRFGFSVQLKKWQELGGRSNKNLEYDFGNSIGWYLNNEWLSDSSKFTYNLSAPAGHLPVEWTFHLGGIFPRREKPALFADMADRLLSCNINNLETETLFDQSDSEISLQNFAFITITVNHKGEIIKTETKTAQYFTEGLPNDIPLQLVAIPGGTFMMGSPEGEGEDNEHPQHEVNIEPFLMSKHQITQVQWEAIAKLPEINCQLRSNPSRFKGNQHPVEQVNREEAIEFCARLSKKTGRLYRLPSEAEWEYACRARTTTPFYFGEVITSELANYDARITINNSPTIDDAKKIQYRQQTMPVGSFLPNSFGLYDMHGNVWEWCADNWHKNYVGAPSNGCVWLSNDIDQRWVLRGGSWNVSAGFCRSAFRNWDIFSEYARNFGFRIVCDLISFSTQIESEQPIYEPVYELWGETSYGELISVQDNLSSEQGINYTHLRDLLAAGSLSEADDETLMLMLRAAKREEEGWLNAESIKNFPCTDLQTIDQLWVKYSNGRFGFSVQKQIWESMGAAPNADDEKWLGFGKRVGWRGSHGAWQEYKNITFSQNAPLGHLPLAKLGGGRWTNDQAAQRRIIWGSFIKWIPSLAVRLVECSL